The sequence below is a genomic window from Planctomycetota bacterium.
GGAAAAAGACTTCGTTATTACCGGAGGCATCGCCAAGAACGTCGGCGTAGTCCGGAGAATCGAAGGCGAGCTTAAAATAAAAGCCCTTGACAGGCCGTCACAGTATGACCCACAGCTGGCCGGCGCAATCGGTGGGGCTCTCTTTGCCAAAGCCCTGGTGGAGAAGAGCAAGTAAGAATATATAAGGTGATACGTTAATAGAGTTGATAAGGGCATAAGAAAAGAGATTCTTATCAACTTCCAAACTTATAAACATATTAACTGAAGTATGCTGGCAAATTACGGTTACAAAGACGGTTCCGGTGAATTTTTCATCACCATAGATACGGATAAATGCAACGGCTGCGGCGATTGCGTCAAGGCATGCCCGGCAAAGGTGTTTATTACCGGCACGGACGAAAGCGATCCCTTTAGGGATTTGCCCGTGGCTATGGTTACCGACGACCACAGAAAAAAGCTCAAATATTCATGCGCACCATGCAAACCCACCGCAGGCAGACCCCCTTTACCCTGCCAAGCAGCCTGCAAACCGCAGGCAATAGTTCACTCGTGGTAAGATAGAACACCCCGCTCTGAGGGACCCCGATTAACCCCGCTCCGCTGCGCTTCGGGGACACCCCGAATAATCGGGACCTTCGGCCGTATGGGGGTAGGGAGTCCCGTTCGGCTGAGCTCACGACGAAGCCCGAAGGGGGCGAATAGCACGAATCATACCGAATGAGACGAATTATTCGAGTGATTCGTTCTATTCGGTTTTATTCGTGTTTATCTTTAATCCGTGTAAATCTGTGGTTAGAAAAAAAGATTGACAGATTCGTTTGATTGAGTATAATCAAACCTGCTTGTAATTTGGGGGCGGTAGGTGTCCCCTGGATTAGAAGGTTGTTCCTGTGAAGTTAGGAAGGATGCCGGTTTATTAAATACGGCGGCTCTGGTCTTCGCGGGGCAAAAATATTTTACTCAAATAAATATTTTTGCTTGACAATTAGATTAACTAATGCTATAATCAAAACAATTAATTTATTCGCCCGGACACAAAATAGATTTAAGCATCTTTGAGTAATCACCTGATTTTAGCGGGCTATTTATCGCTATCAAATCGAAAAGGAGGGTGTATGAACAATCTGTTGAGATTAAGCGCGATTGCCTTATTAGTTTTGGTGCTGCTGGGATTAGGCGGCAAAAACGGAATCTTTGCCGATGATGACACAATCAGCGGGTCTTCAATAAACCTCAAAGAAAGGCTTACGGCTAAAGCGCAATCATCCTCCCGTTCTGATTTTATCCCTGCGGCGTTTGATATCGTCAATAGCGTTTTCGTTGACAAATCACCGGAAAATATCAAGGTAACCAAAGCATCGCCACTTAAAGCCAATCTGGACGGGGTGGAAGTGGAAATCATATTACCGGCAAATGCGCAGGCGAAAACAGTCTTTGATTTCAGCATAAAGTTGACGACGCTGACCTTTTCATATATCAGGCCGCTTTTAGCGGTAAATGATAATTTCACGCTAAACAATTACGAGATAAACGGCGTTTCCCCGTTTTTCCCTTCCAGCGATTTTACATATACAAACACCCCGTTTACATATAATTACAATGCTCCGTTGCCGAATCCGGTATTCCGCTGGAATCAGGTGCCGCTTGCCTATCAAACCGGATACAAATTCGTGGATTTGGGAGCCAATGTTCCCTGGCAGCATGCCGGTTACATTAGCGAGTGGAGCGGAGACAATGTCACATGGACATTCAAGAATGTTTATCCGATGTCAAACGGGGACTTCAAATTCGCCGTATTTGTCGATGGCAGGTGGATAACTGCCGATTGGAATGATATCATCATCGGGTTTGTGCCGGTTGACGACACGTTAACGGTCAGCGGTGGAGTTGTTGTTCCCGCCGCGCCGAGTAACCTAATCGCCACAGCGGTTTCCTCATCGCAGATTAACCTTGCTTGGCAGGATAATTCGGATAATGAGGATGGATTTATTATTGAACGCTACGCTGGTTGGGAAAGTGTTTATGAACAAATCGCTACGGTTAACGCAAATATTACGACTTATCCTAATGCTTATTTGTCAGACTACACACTTTACACCTATCGTATTAAAGCATTTAATCAAGCAGGGAATAGTGAATTCTCTAATGTAGCAATTGCCTCAACCCTTGCTTATATTCCTACTATTGGCGAAATGAAAGGATTACTTAACCAGTATTATCAGGCAGGCCTAATTAAAAACAAAGGTATTTATACATCATTTCTTGCGAATTTTAACTGCGCGTATGATGCTTTGTTAAAAGGAGATATTCTTGCCGCAATTAACCAGCTTCAAGCCTTGCGTAATAAAATTGAGGAACAAATAGCCGCATTAATAGCTAAAGGGATTGAAGAAGGAGTCGAACAATTAAAATTATTGCGTACCTATGTAGAGCGATTTCTTAACACCATTTTATCTCCTGCTCAATGGGAATGGACAACTCCACTACCACCTCCTGCACCGCCATGGATAATAAAACGAGATGCAAATAATTTAACAATTCTAACTGGTAATGATAAAAGTAAAACATCTACAGATTTAAAACCCACCAATACTTTTAAATATAACTGTTGTTTGTCTATACAGTTTTTTGAAGAAAAACTAGACCCTGAAAACGAAATAGGAGTCATGAAATACAGTAAAGCTTTAGAGTTATGGGGTTATGGAAAACCTGTTGTGATACAAATTATACCGCACGGTAACGAAGGATGTCATTGTGAATGTAAAGAATGGGGATTCGTCCAAATGCTTAAAATGACAACACATATTAAACAAACTAATAACAATAATTGGGAAGAAGTCGAAACCATGATTGACGGAACAACTGTTCAAGCAACGCATGATTGGAAGATAGAATCAACACCAACGGAACAACTAAAAGAGGCGGCTAACGAATTAATAAAACAAGGTGCTTTGACTAATGAACAAGCTGAAGAAATTATAAAATAAGCAGCTCCTTATCCTCAATTTAATCGGTCTGCTTTAGTGAACGGGAACTCTGTAATGGTAGATTGGCCTCAATTAATCAATCCATGGGATTTTAAAGTAACGCTAAAAGGCGAAAACGGTGAAACGAAAGAAATAACTGAAGGGACGAGCGTTAGGGCAAAATACGAATTTAAGACTTGGATTATCTGCAAAGACCCGCCTGGAGTAATTGGATATATTCATTGGGGTTTTACGGTAACAGTTGACGTTAAGAAGAAAAATGGAAAATACGAAGATGGAACGACCTATACTATAACCGCTAACCCGGAACCAAAATTTATGCCGGCGCCGGAGGCTAACGGGTGGGATGAGTTAACTCCAGAACAACAAGAAGAAGCGCAAGCAGAATATGACATTTATAAGAACCTTCTGGGAAATAGTTATAATCAATATGCGGATGTTCTGAAATGTTCTGAAGAATAAAATGATGAGGATTGCATATAGAGGAACTGTGAAAACAGCTTGCTATAGGTTGTTTTCCATAATGGTTTTATTTTCTATATCACTATCATCTTGCTCAAGCTTTTCTGTCGAAACGGATCATCAGATATTAGAAATAGACAAGAAAATAGAAGAAATCAGGAAAATAATTATTGAGAGAGAGAAATCTAATCAATATTGGTTTGGCGATTATACTCGAAAGGAAATAGAAAAGAAGTTGGCTATATTAGACATCATTGCTTCTGCAAAAGATTCGGTAGCAACGAATAAATTAATTGCCATTTTAAAAAATGATTCTCACCCTCACATAAAAGCTCTTGCTGGATTAATATTGGGTGATATAAAAGAAAACCCCATTGTTACTCCATCATTAATAGAAGCTCTAAAACAAGATAACGACCCTGTTGTTAAAATAAATCTTTTACACGCGCTAAAGATTTCTACGAATATTGACGCGGACAAGCTAATTTATTCTAAATGGTATAGCCGTTTGGTTTCTATTGCCGAGGATGAAGGAGTAACTCTTCTTTATGATGCCCCCCCAATCTGGAGTCTTGGAAGAAATCCTTTCCTGCTAACATTTCATCGCTCTAAAGTCACAAATGATTATTACCAAAATCAAATTGATACGAGAATCCAGGATAATATACAACAGGTTTTAACTGATATACAGTTATCTGATGAGGATGTTATGGTTAGAAATGTTGCCGAGAAATTCCTTTTAAAATATTCATCTTCGGCAACATTACCGCCTGAAAAGTGAAATCCTGAGCGTAGCCGAAGGGTAAAAATTGGCACCCCAATACCTTTGCAATAAAGGAGTTATATCGGCACCTAAAGGTAGGCGAAGTGAAATCCCGCAATAGCGGGGCACTGGGATGTGTCCCGAAATTCCCGATTAAAATGAAAACAATCGCTTTGGCGAAGAGGTTAGCGTCTGCTATAAGAGATAAAAAGAGGCGGTTCAGGGGTAACTATAAATATGAGTCTGATTTGGAGAAAGAAGTTTATAGTATTTTCAGGAGAATCATTAAAGCAGAACTTAATTTAAATGACAACAAAAAGCTAAATGACATAATTATTACTCATGGGGAAACAAAACCAGAAAAAGATAGATGGACTGCTACTAAGCCTTGGCAAGACGTTATAATTAAAGGCTGTCATAATACTTCTGATATCGTAATAAGATTGCCAAAAAGTGAGCAAACCATAGCGATACAACTTAAATACGCTAAAGATAATATTACCGGGCATATTCAAACTGTAGTCGGGCAATGTCTTATTGCTTCTTTAGGAGGGCATTCTGCTGTCATAGGAATTGTAGTTTCAAGACGGAAGTTTGACGAGCATCATAAAAAAGGTAAACTAAAACGTCTTGTCGATTTACTAAGACAGCATAATATATTTCTTGTTGTTAGGAAGATATAGATTTGAAATGTAATACGGGGCGGCTGGAATTACTGTAAGCAAAAGTATAAAATAATCATTGACAAACATTTAATAATTTTGTAAGATACCACTATGAAAGCGCAGCGACAGCGGAGTCCCGCCCCAAGCGGGGAAGCAATTAGGTATCTTAATAATGCCAGGGGCATCCTGCGGAAAGCCCCGCGGGAAGGACGGGTCTATACCGATATCAAACCGGTCAGGGAAGCTTGCGGCACGGCGTATTTAGCCGTTCTTGAAGCCATCAATGCATATCTCTTGAAGCAGGGGCTGACAAAAAAAGAATTGCCCCGTTCCATGGAGGCTTATCAGAAAACACTCCGTAAATATGGTGGTATCCACAATGGTAAACTCTTCCGTGACTTTGATAAACTCTATGATGAATTGCATATTGCGGGCTACTACCGGGGACTTCTCTGGGGAACAGGTGCGGTTCAGGATGCTTTTAACCTTGCCCAGCAGTTTATTTCCAAATTATCTAAATAAAATCTTGACAAATCCATAACTATCGTTTATAGTCGGTTACAGGTATAACAGTTTTTAAGCCTGTCACCTTTCGGTAGAAAGGCGACAGGCTTTTTATTTGGTTATCACCTCCTTTAACATACCTAATTCATTATTATCTAATGGGTTACATTCACCACAAAGGCACAAAGAGCACGAAGGCGTAATCTCTTGTTTTCTTCTTTGTGACCTTTGTGTATTTGTGGTGCATTTTTTCTAATTACCTATCATATAAGCTGTTAAATCTTATTGCCATATCCGATACCCTGTCGCCTTTCTACCGAAAGGTGACATCCGTGCCTCAAGCCCCTTTTCATGACGTTGTAAACTTGCTATGATGATGGGAAAAAGGAGGCTTGAGTATGCACACTGAGGGCGTTCAGCACGAAGTGGGACAATGGGTGTTAAACGGGCGAAAGTTCCTGACTGACGAAGAAATAAGGCGGTTAAAGAGAGTTTGCGCCCTG
It includes:
- a CDS encoding 4Fe-4S binding protein, with the translated sequence MLANYGYKDGSGEFFITIDTDKCNGCGDCVKACPAKVFITGTDESDPFRDLPVAMVTDDHRKKLKYSCAPCKPTAGRPPLPCQAACKPQAIVHSW
- a CDS encoding fibronectin type III domain-containing protein, which produces MNNLLRLSAIALLVLVLLGLGGKNGIFADDDTISGSSINLKERLTAKAQSSSRSDFIPAAFDIVNSVFVDKSPENIKVTKASPLKANLDGVEVEIILPANAQAKTVFDFSIKLTTLTFSYIRPLLAVNDNFTLNNYEINGVSPFFPSSDFTYTNTPFTYNYNAPLPNPVFRWNQVPLAYQTGYKFVDLGANVPWQHAGYISEWSGDNVTWTFKNVYPMSNGDFKFAVFVDGRWITADWNDIIIGFVPVDDTLTVSGGVVVPAAPSNLIATAVSSSQINLAWQDNSDNEDGFIIERYAGWESVYEQIATVNANITTYPNAYLSDYTLYTYRIKAFNQAGNSEFSNVAIASTLAYIPTIGEMKGLLNQYYQAGLIKNKGIYTSFLANFNCAYDALLKGDILAAINQLQALRNKIEEQIAALIAKGIEEGVEQLKLLRTYVERFLNTILSPAQWEWTTPLPPPAPPWIIKRDANNLTILTGNDKSKTSTDLKPTNTFKYNCCLSIQFFEEKLDPENEIGVMKYSKALELWGYGKPVVIQIIPHGNEGCHCECKEWGFVQMLKMTTHIKQTNNNNWEEVETMIDGTTVQATHDWKIESTPTEQLKEAANELIKQGALTNEQAEEIIK
- a CDS encoding HEAT repeat domain-containing protein; translated protein: MKTACYRLFSIMVLFSISLSSCSSFSVETDHQILEIDKKIEEIRKIIIEREKSNQYWFGDYTRKEIEKKLAILDIIASAKDSVATNKLIAILKNDSHPHIKALAGLILGDIKENPIVTPSLIEALKQDNDPVVKINLLHALKISTNIDADKLIYSKWYSRLVSIAEDEGVTLLYDAPPIWSLGRNPFLLTFHRSKVTNDYYQNQIDTRIQDNIQQVLTDIQLSDEDVMVRNVAEKFLLKYSSSATLPPEK
- a CDS encoding DUF5618 family protein — protein: MKAQRQRSPAPSGEAIRYLNNARGILRKAPREGRVYTDIKPVREACGTAYLAVLEAINAYLLKQGLTKKELPRSMEAYQKTLRKYGGIHNGKLFRDFDKLYDELHIAGYYRGLLWGTGAVQDAFNLAQQFISKLSK